In Alphaproteobacteria bacterium US3C007, one genomic interval encodes:
- the flgK gene encoding flagellar hook-associated protein FlgK has protein sequence MASLFDIGKTAVQAQRQALNVTGQNISNVNTEGYRKRSADLTEVSGSQSGLTTITSQIGLGVNLGEVRRAYNVFLASSSNSSESRFQSSQTFVESMERLENAILPGEGDLSSQITEFFRTLSDVEASPGDLAPRAAAIEQGNGLANAFNVTAFVLRDLETQISGTIDQEVNEVNRLVESLGSVNGKLRSSNLGGSPPNALMDERDRLISEISQKARITVNYSPRFDVNIRLGEHSTGPVLLDGETAYKIQPVHGDENGVSYKIGSSRVVKTLDDGGLKGLSTALSVIQDTHSQVDALADRLVTELNMAHGNGIDYDGDFGRAMFTARQFDVVPDLNNSQDLDISVLTVPGQVDLVENATFRFNGRSGFWTAYSQNNDVLGTGRSQIDLDGVIVKVGNTAQDGDSFRLTKADGEADRLSFLLTDGRQIAAASNFVITPNSANAGAAIMSSSAIEMKTPPLASLTDVTNNSLSSVSYSEFLNGGAVAYIPAGIKNLELASFGQDPSLTLNFNELSDLKSFSFVLSGNSYEALISDNLRENARDKAHLADYLNKGVLTFTTPNETGSVSLRDLGLFASGFEGGLKLTGNTAFTSGQVKVEIEGQISEANAVVKAAETASGFRVFTREGRQVAGVPLSTSEAHIFLTETNGFTSEAEYRADYLNPTGGVGYRGAEINNLLPGGYSTVESAASILTGGSLGSLIQQGRIFNPISAQTLTFETTTISASGLGTDTADGVVNVDIAVNSGVNMKTIAEDINTQLEPFGFVAEAKTYASLRLDDSASISGDISFELSSGNSSPVSISGIFGESNLSPLVAKINQRSEQTGITADVSADGSRIVLVQSDGLDISITNPEGELLTVNSLDQNFSELSSETALNVDTKIVGSLSLRSPRAFKVTSSLDAAVTANSQTLSKEEGGVRVDLTAGGSVSDISIEVDPDILVPQVSPDGLRLAASNTSFTLSARLNGSETAAEFSVNTNELIDVSLASISETLVSDLRSTAGLPSLTGAALSTLPSEGSRVSVLVGASQYDVEYVSGELVVSGPESGRVFAELQKTDESPVTDPVYQLTIHVPGGVLNGTSLQLLDGGDLTEFGLAVKDTTAVSSIKGRPFGDFTLVSAAKLEGEPSSSLTLSSVNDTLTFSGESWSNSQEIKVTLEGVTETITIESDSYANTDAGVASQVKAELDALISAGTLSNIKITDNGNGVLSFAKTFEATVGSAVTTFSVSHVSSEPITITEGNTADIIKGALYTVSGASVIYNGKTYEAGSTFLGSDSTTVENKNDSGTEYDGTVTVTSGFAITTSKDSAVTPTISDDGSSYIIDLDFAYYDSSGDAQGPLRIMPSAAASALGFGAADFSVELTEKGLKTVSVNGNPSGVTLDVENLPGQVLSMSGLPNEDFIVLLESEGAKRLASSFEMSTEEDAKAQKDYRVKVVDADAGRVELIDVETGTSMATRFTNGVVEFEADNYRFELAGFGSTDDHFDIALNRSNAGDARNMIAMIALSRSTAERSSFQDDFRQIALAVGSQLESGRLLNISATAIRDAAIATEDELAGVNLDEEAGKLMEQQQAYKAAAQILQTARDLFDTIISIM, from the coding sequence TTGGCAAGCTTATTTGACATAGGCAAAACGGCGGTTCAGGCGCAACGTCAAGCGCTGAATGTGACCGGTCAAAACATCTCGAATGTGAATACCGAAGGGTATCGCAAGCGCAGTGCTGATTTGACCGAGGTTTCAGGCAGTCAAAGCGGGCTGACCACAATCACCTCTCAAATTGGTTTAGGTGTCAATTTGGGCGAGGTGCGCCGGGCCTATAATGTTTTTTTAGCTTCAAGCTCAAATTCCTCGGAAAGCCGGTTTCAATCGTCACAAACTTTTGTGGAGTCTATGGAGCGGTTAGAAAATGCTATTTTGCCCGGAGAGGGTGATTTATCCTCGCAGATTACTGAATTTTTTCGCACCTTATCGGATGTTGAGGCAAGCCCCGGTGATTTGGCGCCGCGCGCCGCGGCCATCGAGCAAGGCAACGGCTTAGCCAACGCCTTTAACGTTACAGCTTTTGTTTTACGGGATTTAGAAACCCAGATTTCCGGCACGATTGATCAAGAAGTGAACGAGGTGAACCGGCTTGTGGAATCTTTGGGGTCTGTGAATGGTAAATTACGTTCTTCGAATTTAGGGGGTTCACCGCCAAATGCCTTGATGGATGAACGCGATCGCCTCATCTCAGAAATTTCTCAAAAGGCACGGATAACGGTCAATTACAGCCCACGTTTTGATGTCAATATAAGATTAGGAGAGCATTCTACCGGACCGGTACTTTTAGATGGAGAAACCGCTTATAAAATCCAGCCAGTACACGGCGATGAGAATGGCGTTAGCTATAAGATTGGCAGTTCACGGGTTGTAAAAACGCTTGACGATGGCGGGCTCAAAGGGCTGTCGACGGCCTTGTCCGTCATTCAAGATACGCATTCTCAAGTTGATGCTCTTGCTGATCGCTTGGTTACAGAGCTTAATATGGCCCATGGCAATGGTATTGATTATGACGGTGACTTTGGACGCGCGATGTTTACAGCGCGGCAGTTTGACGTGGTGCCTGATCTGAATAATAGCCAAGACCTCGATATTAGCGTGTTGACGGTGCCAGGACAGGTTGATTTGGTTGAAAATGCGACGTTTCGTTTTAATGGGCGATCAGGCTTCTGGACAGCTTACAGCCAAAACAATGATGTGTTGGGAACGGGGCGCTCGCAAATTGACTTAGATGGCGTGATTGTTAAGGTCGGGAACACAGCTCAGGATGGTGATAGTTTTCGTCTTACGAAAGCAGATGGTGAAGCGGACCGATTATCCTTTTTATTAACCGATGGACGACAAATCGCAGCGGCGTCAAATTTTGTTATAACACCAAATAGCGCCAATGCGGGCGCAGCCATAATGTCCAGCTCAGCGATCGAAATGAAAACTCCACCGCTTGCCTCGCTTACGGATGTGACGAATAACTCTCTTTCCTCTGTTTCTTACTCAGAATTTTTAAATGGCGGTGCTGTCGCCTATATACCCGCCGGGATAAAAAATTTAGAGCTGGCATCGTTTGGACAAGACCCGTCTTTGACTTTGAATTTTAACGAACTAAGCGACTTAAAAAGTTTTTCTTTTGTTCTCAGCGGCAATAGTTACGAAGCGTTAATCTCAGATAACTTGCGCGAAAATGCGCGCGATAAGGCACATCTAGCGGATTATCTGAATAAAGGCGTCTTAACTTTCACGACACCGAATGAGACAGGTTCGGTAAGCCTGCGGGATCTTGGTTTATTTGCCTCAGGATTTGAGGGTGGTTTAAAGCTTACAGGTAACACGGCCTTTACTTCCGGTCAGGTCAAAGTTGAAATTGAGGGTCAAATCAGCGAGGCAAATGCGGTTGTTAAAGCGGCTGAAACGGCTTCAGGCTTCCGGGTGTTCACGCGCGAAGGGCGCCAGGTTGCCGGGGTCCCATTGTCAACCAGTGAGGCCCATATTTTTCTTACTGAAACCAACGGTTTTACTTCAGAAGCCGAATATCGTGCGGATTACTTAAACCCAACAGGTGGGGTCGGGTATCGTGGTGCCGAGATCAATAACCTGCTGCCGGGTGGCTATTCAACGGTTGAAAGCGCTGCCAGTATTCTAACCGGTGGATCCTTGGGGTCGCTGATCCAGCAGGGCAGGATTTTCAACCCAATCTCTGCGCAAACGTTAACGTTCGAGACCACCACCATAAGCGCATCGGGCTTAGGAACTGACACGGCAGACGGTGTCGTGAATGTCGATATTGCCGTGAATTCGGGCGTCAACATGAAAACCATCGCTGAGGATATCAATACTCAACTAGAACCTTTTGGGTTTGTTGCAGAAGCGAAAACCTACGCCTCTTTGCGGCTCGATGATAGCGCTTCTATTTCTGGAGATATCTCGTTTGAACTTTCATCTGGAAATTCAAGCCCGGTTTCAATTTCCGGTATTTTTGGGGAATCAAATTTGTCTCCTTTGGTTGCTAAGATTAACCAACGAAGCGAACAAACGGGTATCACCGCTGACGTTTCGGCGGATGGCTCTCGCATCGTATTGGTGCAATCAGATGGGTTGGATATTTCCATTACAAACCCTGAGGGTGAACTGTTAACGGTGAATTCGCTTGACCAGAACTTTTCTGAACTTTCAAGTGAAACCGCTTTAAATGTGGATACTAAAATTGTTGGTTCGTTAAGCTTGCGCTCGCCGCGCGCTTTCAAGGTGACATCCAGCCTTGATGCTGCTGTGACTGCCAATTCGCAAACGTTGTCGAAAGAAGAGGGCGGTGTCCGTGTTGACTTGACCGCAGGGGGATCGGTTAGCGATATATCGATTGAAGTTGACCCCGATATTCTAGTGCCGCAAGTCAGTCCAGATGGGCTGCGCTTAGCAGCCTCCAACACAAGCTTTACACTATCCGCCCGTTTAAACGGATCGGAAACTGCAGCTGAATTCTCTGTAAATACCAATGAATTGATTGACGTTTCACTCGCCTCTATTTCCGAAACTTTAGTGTCTGATTTAAGATCTACGGCCGGTCTGCCATCTTTAACTGGGGCGGCTTTATCCACATTGCCCAGCGAGGGAAGCAGAGTGTCTGTTTTGGTTGGGGCGTCTCAATATGACGTTGAGTATGTATCTGGAGAGTTAGTTGTTAGTGGTCCGGAATCTGGTCGAGTGTTCGCGGAACTGCAAAAAACTGATGAGAGCCCTGTAACAGATCCTGTCTATCAGCTTACCATACACGTTCCAGGAGGTGTCTTAAATGGCACCAGTTTACAATTGCTTGATGGTGGCGATTTAACAGAGTTCGGATTGGCGGTAAAAGACACAACGGCCGTCAGCAGTATCAAGGGGCGTCCATTTGGTGATTTTACTTTGGTTAGTGCGGCCAAATTGGAAGGCGAGCCCAGCTCTTCGCTTACATTAAGTTCAGTTAATGATACCCTGACGTTTTCAGGGGAAAGCTGGAGTAACAGTCAAGAAATTAAGGTGACCTTAGAGGGTGTTACTGAGACTATAACAATTGAATCTGACAGTTATGCAAATACGGATGCTGGTGTGGCATCTCAGGTTAAAGCAGAATTGGACGCGTTGATTTCAGCTGGTACTCTTAGCAATATAAAGATTACTGATAATGGTAATGGCGTTTTAAGCTTCGCAAAGACTTTTGAGGCAACAGTGGGTTCAGCGGTAACGACATTTTCAGTCAGTCACGTTAGCTCGGAACCTATCACTATAACCGAAGGGAACACAGCAGATATTATAAAAGGAGCGCTCTACACTGTATCCGGTGCATCAGTTATCTATAACGGCAAGACATATGAAGCCGGGTCCACGTTCCTTGGTTCAGATTCCACAACTGTTGAAAATAAAAATGACTCTGGAACCGAATATGACGGCACCGTGACAGTTACTAGTGGTTTTGCGATCACCACCTCTAAAGATTCCGCTGTTACACCCACAATTTCTGACGATGGATCATCTTACATTATCGATCTTGACTTTGCTTATTATGACAGCTCTGGCGATGCACAAGGACCCTTGCGTATCATGCCCAGTGCAGCAGCCAGTGCATTGGGCTTCGGTGCTGCTGACTTTTCCGTAGAGTTAACGGAAAAGGGTTTGAAAACAGTGTCGGTAAACGGTAATCCATCTGGTGTAACGCTCGATGTGGAAAATTTGCCGGGTCAAGTTTTGTCGATGAGCGGATTACCAAATGAGGATTTTATCGTTTTACTCGAGTCCGAAGGCGCCAAGCGGCTAGCCTCAAGCTTTGAGATGAGCACCGAAGAGGATGCAAAAGCGCAGAAAGATTATCGGGTTAAAGTGGTGGATGCTGACGCAGGGCGCGTTGAGTTGATTGATGTCGAAACGGGAACGTCAATGGCAACCCGTTTCACCAATGGTGTCGTCGAGTTTGAAGCCGATAATTACCGATTTGAATTGGCCGGCTTTGGATCGACTGATGATCATTTTGACATCGCGTTGAACCGATCCAATGCTGGAGATGCGCGTAATATGATTGCGATGATTGCGCTAAGCAGATCTACGGCTGAGCGCAGTAGTTTTCAAGATGATTTCCGACAGATTGCTTTGGCTGTCGGATCTCAGCTTGAATCGGGACGTTTACTAAATATCTCGGCCACCGCGATCCGAGATGCGGCTATTGCAACCGAAGATGAATTGGCAGGCGTCAATTTGGATGAAGAAGCCGGAAAACTTATGGAGCAGCAGCAGGCCTATAAGGCAGCGGCCCAAATTCTGCAAACTGCGCGCGATCTATTTGATACGATTATTAGCATAATGTGA
- the flgL gene encoding flagellar hook-associated protein FlgL produces the protein MTISSKLFATQMLDQFKVIENRLQSLNTQISTGTRITKSSDAPIDAVTLTARSELKSRIEQYQSNVDKVNERLGLADATLETMANLATRMNEKFIATNTATVTDAERQAVRIEVLTFKDSLMGLANSVDNNGDALYGGFSTEESPFVQNEEGQTRYRGDGGDHTLQVSESVKLPTSLNGSSLFMEVKDGAGTKSSFDILDSFANALLTDSQFEQSYSANSADTAQSISYDLTNSSMVGMFDFDTGESQQNLAASTGIQPGEFTFTINDTPTTITITDGGNDTLQGLIDEINAISNVTANLVQEDSGLTLQITSTAGAENAFSISSSDAELVVLQTGVPASSSTSAQLSVVSEAADAVSGAMKLRINASREPQNWSMVLTGPEGSATVSADINSDSFTALVDAINASGTGLTATDNGDGTLSVSKTDPSSEADVVLEDISIEGYNLAQKAPRYYIDVLNADNEVALKISDQNQALSRQGTAIQSLLEHFALSRTIVGARINNADAQNTVLQDRSISIQTEISDLRDADIETLITELQTIMVTRDAARQTYSTINSQSLFDFLK, from the coding sequence ATGACGATTTCGAGTAAACTATTCGCTACGCAAATGCTGGATCAATTCAAGGTCATTGAAAATAGATTGCAATCGCTGAATACGCAAATTTCAACCGGAACCCGGATCACAAAATCTTCTGATGCACCGATTGATGCCGTGACGTTGACGGCGCGGAGTGAATTAAAATCGAGGATTGAACAATATCAGTCAAATGTTGATAAGGTAAATGAGCGGTTGGGTTTGGCGGATGCCACATTGGAAACAATGGCTAATTTGGCTACCCGGATGAATGAAAAATTTATTGCAACTAATACCGCCACGGTGACCGATGCTGAGCGTCAGGCTGTACGGATAGAAGTGTTAACGTTTAAAGACAGTTTAATGGGGTTGGCGAACTCAGTAGATAATAATGGCGATGCGCTTTACGGCGGATTTTCAACTGAGGAATCGCCTTTTGTCCAAAATGAAGAAGGCCAGACGCGCTATCGCGGCGATGGTGGCGACCACACATTGCAAGTGTCGGAAAGCGTTAAGCTGCCGACCAGCCTGAATGGCAGCTCTTTATTTATGGAAGTGAAGGATGGAGCCGGCACCAAAAGTAGCTTTGATATCTTAGATAGTTTTGCAAATGCATTGCTCACAGACAGCCAGTTTGAGCAATCTTATTCGGCAAATTCCGCAGATACCGCGCAATCAATCTCCTATGATCTGACAAACAGCTCTATGGTTGGTATGTTTGATTTCGACACGGGTGAGTCTCAGCAAAACCTTGCTGCTTCAACGGGAATACAGCCAGGTGAATTTACGTTTACGATTAATGACACGCCGACAACTATCACGATCACGGATGGCGGTAATGACACGTTGCAGGGGTTGATTGATGAGATAAACGCGATCAGCAATGTTACTGCCAATTTGGTTCAAGAAGATAGTGGTTTAACGTTGCAAATAACATCGACAGCCGGTGCGGAAAATGCTTTTTCAATCTCTAGTAGCGATGCGGAATTAGTTGTTTTGCAGACCGGCGTGCCTGCGAGCAGCAGCACCAGCGCGCAATTATCGGTTGTCTCGGAAGCCGCAGATGCCGTCTCTGGCGCGATGAAATTACGCATCAATGCCTCTCGAGAACCTCAGAATTGGTCGATGGTTCTGACCGGGCCTGAGGGCAGTGCCACGGTAAGCGCAGACATAAACTCTGACTCTTTTACCGCGCTTGTTGATGCGATAAATGCAAGTGGAACCGGATTGACAGCAACGGATAATGGCGATGGCACTCTCAGCGTGTCCAAAACTGATCCATCTTCCGAAGCGGATGTTGTTTTGGAAGATATTTCCATTGAAGGTTATAATTTGGCACAAAAAGCGCCGCGTTATTATATCGATGTTCTGAATGCGGATAATGAAGTCGCTCTCAAAATAAGCGATCAAAACCAAGCCTTGTCGCGCCAAGGTACAGCCATTCAATCTTTGCTTGAGCATTTTGCGTTGTCGCGCACGATTGTGGGCGCAAGAATCAACAATGCCGACGCGCAAAATACCGTTTTGCAAGATCGCAGTATCTCAATTCAAACAGAAATTTCTGATCTACGCGATGCGGATATTGAAACGCTGATCACGGAGCTGCAAACTATCATGGTTACCCGCGATGCTGCGCGGCAAACCTATTCAACGATTAATTCGCAATCGCTATTTGATTTTCTAAAATAA
- a CDS encoding transglycosylase SLT domain-containing protein, which translates to MSKLIRAGCISLILFFMPQSLYAAFEDSSICDESIARAAQESTVPRAVLMKIARLESGRKVNKEFVSWPWTLNNGGKGYFLSSEADALDLLTKLSNSGKTNVDVGCMQLNIKWHAKYFSNFSEMLSPEHNTLYAAKYLEQLYKETGSWMKAVKYYHSRNPKYNERYYAKFSKLPNFDTIAMIRTKPSRRPMLIPPPAPDRAPEMPRVFSTARAKSVLFWTAPQGPLLLTAQLDLSQPAFTDLRKFKGKPLLVPNQ; encoded by the coding sequence ATGTCGAAGTTGATCCGCGCTGGTTGCATAAGCCTAATATTGTTTTTCATGCCCCAATCGCTTTATGCAGCGTTTGAGGACAGCTCGATTTGCGATGAAAGCATCGCGCGTGCGGCGCAAGAGAGCACAGTTCCTCGGGCTGTGTTGATGAAAATCGCGCGCCTAGAGTCAGGCCGCAAGGTCAATAAAGAATTTGTGAGCTGGCCATGGACTTTAAACAATGGCGGCAAAGGGTATTTTCTCAGTAGCGAAGCAGACGCTTTAGACTTGCTTACAAAATTATCAAATTCCGGTAAGACGAATGTGGATGTGGGCTGCATGCAATTGAATATTAAATGGCATGCGAAATATTTTAGCAATTTTTCAGAAATGTTAAGCCCTGAGCATAACACTCTTTATGCCGCCAAATATTTAGAGCAGCTCTATAAAGAAACTGGGTCTTGGATGAAGGCCGTGAAATATTACCATTCGCGTAATCCAAAATATAACGAGCGTTATTATGCGAAGTTTTCGAAACTTCCCAATTTTGATACCATTGCGATGATCCGCACAAAGCCTTCGCGGCGCCCTATGCTCATCCCACCCCCAGCGCCGGACCGAGCGCCCGAGATGCCCAGAGTATTTAGCACTGCGCGGGCAAAATCAGTTTTGTTTTGGACAGCGCCGCAAGGCCCTTTACTGCTGACAGCTCAGCTTGATTTATCACAACCTGCTTTCACCGATCTCAGAAAGTTCAAGGGCAAGCCTTTGTTGGTGCCCAATCAATAG